A single window of Streptomyces sudanensis DNA harbors:
- a CDS encoding ATP-binding protein yields MAYTIDRYPCGDSPRLGAMTLPPAPESVPRARRWFRKFIAPYDPACSVDDCALMISELVINAIRYGKSDEPWLVRVEWYRVGASLRVDVHNPGFPTNVRLRHPEADDAHGRGLLLVDSLADSWRYGPSCFGGTVVSFMVADAWPT; encoded by the coding sequence ATGGCTTACACGATCGACCGTTACCCCTGTGGGGACTCGCCGCGGCTCGGAGCGATGACCTTGCCTCCGGCCCCTGAGTCCGTGCCCCGTGCCCGGCGCTGGTTCCGGAAGTTCATCGCTCCGTACGATCCGGCCTGCTCGGTCGACGACTGTGCGCTGATGATCTCGGAGCTGGTGATCAACGCCATCCGTTACGGGAAATCGGATGAGCCCTGGCTGGTTCGGGTCGAGTGGTACCGCGTAGGGGCTTCGCTCCGCGTCGACGTGCACAACCCGGGCTTCCCGACCAACGTGCGGCTGCGGCACCCGGAGGCGGACGACGCCCACGGGCGGGGGCTGCTCCTGGTCGACTCCCTCGCCGACTCCTGGCGTTACGGGCCCAGTTGCTTCGGTGGAACGGTCGTCTCCTTCATGGTCGCCGATGCCTGGCCGACGTGA
- a CDS encoding phosphoglyceromutase, with protein MADAPYKLILLRHGESEWNAKNLFTGWVDVNLTEKGEKEAVRGGELLKDAGLLPDVLHTSLLKRAIRTAQLALETADRHWIPVHRSWRLNERHYGALQGKDKAQTLAEFGEEQFMLWRRSYDTPPPVLADDNEFSQAGDARYATIPPELRPRTECLKDVVTRMLPYWYDGIVPDLLTGRTVLVAAHGNSLRALVKHLDGISDTDIAGLNIPTGIPLYYELDADFKPVTPGGTYLDPEAAAAAIEAVRNQGKKK; from the coding sequence ATGGCCGACGCACCGTACAAGCTGATCCTCCTCCGCCACGGCGAGAGCGAGTGGAACGCGAAGAACCTGTTCACCGGCTGGGTGGACGTCAACCTCACCGAGAAGGGCGAGAAGGAGGCGGTCCGCGGAGGCGAGCTGCTCAAGGACGCCGGTCTGCTTCCCGACGTGCTCCACACGTCCCTCCTGAAGCGCGCGATCCGCACCGCGCAGCTCGCCCTGGAGACCGCCGACCGCCACTGGATCCCGGTCCACCGCTCCTGGCGGCTGAACGAGCGGCACTACGGCGCGCTGCAGGGCAAGGACAAGGCGCAGACGCTCGCCGAGTTCGGCGAGGAGCAGTTCATGCTCTGGCGCCGCTCGTACGACACCCCGCCGCCGGTCCTCGCCGACGACAACGAGTTCTCCCAGGCCGGCGACGCGCGCTACGCGACGATCCCGCCGGAGCTGCGCCCCCGCACGGAGTGCCTGAAGGACGTCGTCACCCGCATGCTGCCGTACTGGTACGACGGCATCGTCCCCGACCTGCTGACCGGCCGCACGGTCCTGGTGGCCGCCCACGGCAACAGCCTCCGCGCCCTGGTCAAGCACCTGGACGGCATCTCCGACACCGACATCGCGGGCCTGAACATCCCCACCGGCATCCCGCTGTACTACGAGCTCGACGCCGACTTCAAGCCGGTCACCCCGGGCGGCACGTACCTCGACCCGGAGGCCGCGGCAGCCGCCATCGAGGCCGTGAGGAACCAGGGCAAGAAGAAGTAA
- a CDS encoding GntR family transcriptional regulator gives MPQIEEARPKYLQIAHYIRDQILRGDLRPGDEVPSERQLAADWKVSRPTAARALEALSRQGLVEKRQGSGTYVRGLEVNRRARELYGRARQTGKIYTPGEYAVITSAGWLEAPDHVAEALGLVKDRRAVHRRRVTNDQDGPIALSTSWFTPDVGQRAPRLMDPERIQEGTLLYMERMTGRQGSYAEDRMCARAATNEEAADLRLEPGSAVLVVHHVVFDLQDRPLEFAEATYPPHRWAFEQGYPLA, from the coding sequence ATGCCGCAGATCGAAGAGGCCCGGCCGAAGTATCTCCAGATCGCCCACTACATCCGTGACCAGATCCTTCGGGGTGACCTGCGGCCGGGGGACGAGGTTCCCTCGGAACGGCAGCTCGCCGCGGACTGGAAGGTGTCCCGGCCCACGGCTGCACGGGCGTTGGAGGCGCTGAGCCGTCAGGGCTTGGTCGAGAAGCGCCAGGGCTCGGGAACGTACGTACGCGGTCTCGAAGTGAACCGGCGTGCACGCGAGTTGTACGGGCGCGCACGGCAGACCGGGAAGATCTACACGCCCGGGGAGTACGCGGTGATCACTTCGGCCGGTTGGCTGGAGGCTCCGGATCACGTCGCCGAGGCGCTGGGGCTGGTGAAGGATCGCCGGGCCGTGCACCGCCGGCGCGTGACCAACGACCAGGACGGCCCGATCGCGCTGTCCACTTCGTGGTTCACTCCGGACGTCGGCCAACGGGCGCCCAGGCTCATGGACCCCGAGCGGATCCAGGAGGGGACGCTCCTGTACATGGAGCGGATGACCGGGCGGCAAGGCAGCTACGCCGAGGATCGTATGTGCGCTCGGGCCGCCACGAACGAGGAGGCGGCCGACCTGCGGTTGGAGCCGGGGTCCGCGGTCCTCGTCGTCCATCACGTCGTCTTCGACCTCCAGGACCGCCCTCTGGAGTTCGCCGAAGCCACCTACCCGCCGCACCGCTGGGCGTTCGAGCAGGGCTACCCACTGGCCTGA
- a CDS encoding DUF1152 domain-containing protein: protein MTRLIVAAGGGGDAVAAAMLHAALYGDEDQAVILTYAWDRLLVDPLPGPRGTDSFTGLEPVTRSVWSVPAEARPIAPAGSTLPRLAAELPHTLALLDPHHGAEGVTRQLEELVSHLAPASIDLLDVGGDILAQGDEPTLKSPLADALTLAACCRIDTPIRLLVAGPGLDGEISADDLRPLFGTSVHTFTAEDVETIGSILEWHPSEATAMLAATARGTRGICEVRDAGLPVPLTDEGPTVHEVDLDDAVSRNNLARAVMTTATLDEAEAYSREICGFSEIDYERNKAARLTARPPTKPDPDDVLSRLDQFQSEARTRGVTHTTFRRITEALSLGGSQRDELRRLLIHSRPEQYDAPLWSIGT from the coding sequence ATGACGCGGTTGATCGTCGCAGCAGGAGGAGGGGGCGACGCAGTCGCCGCCGCCATGCTTCACGCCGCCCTCTACGGCGACGAGGACCAGGCGGTGATCCTCACGTACGCATGGGACCGCCTCCTGGTCGACCCGCTCCCGGGGCCACGAGGAACCGACAGCTTCACGGGACTCGAACCCGTCACTCGGTCCGTATGGTCGGTGCCCGCCGAGGCCCGGCCGATCGCCCCGGCGGGCTCCACGCTCCCGCGTCTCGCGGCAGAGCTTCCGCACACCCTGGCCCTGCTCGACCCGCACCACGGCGCCGAAGGCGTCACCCGCCAACTCGAGGAGTTGGTGTCCCACCTGGCGCCGGCATCGATCGATCTGCTCGACGTCGGAGGCGACATCCTCGCCCAGGGCGACGAACCCACCCTCAAGAGCCCACTCGCCGACGCCCTCACCCTCGCCGCCTGCTGCCGGATCGACACCCCGATCCGTCTCCTGGTCGCAGGCCCCGGGCTGGACGGCGAAATCTCCGCCGACGACCTGCGCCCTCTGTTCGGCACGTCCGTCCACACCTTCACGGCTGAGGACGTGGAGACGATCGGCAGCATCCTGGAGTGGCACCCTTCAGAGGCCACCGCCATGCTCGCCGCAACGGCCCGAGGAACCCGCGGCATCTGCGAGGTGCGCGACGCCGGCCTTCCCGTACCCCTCACCGACGAAGGGCCGACGGTCCACGAAGTCGACCTGGACGACGCGGTGAGCCGCAACAACCTGGCCCGCGCCGTCATGACGACCGCCACCCTGGACGAGGCCGAGGCGTACAGCCGTGAGATCTGCGGCTTCTCGGAGATCGACTACGAGCGCAACAAGGCGGCACGGCTCACCGCGCGGCCACCGACGAAGCCGGACCCCGACGACGTACTGTCCCGGCTCGACCAGTTCCAGAGCGAGGCCCGCACCCGCGGAGTCACCCACACGACGTTCCGTCGCATCACCGAGGCCCTGAGCCTCGGCGGCTCCCAGCGCGACGAGCTTCGCCGACTCCTCATCCACAGCCGACCCGAGCAGTACGACGCCCCGCTGTGGAGCATCGGAACATGA
- the nudC gene encoding NAD(+) diphosphatase, whose protein sequence is MHYFGLELDRAGNRRADAAWVEDLAAGPGIRVVPLWRDRCLVRDGAPVSPGSVTSRKLLDAAPELVFLGLDGEVAVFAADLSGLSRDEALAMAGADAVQHVRALVPGLDRAEAGLLAYARGLTHWNRNQRFCGACGGSADSRDGGHLRVCADCGKLLFPRIEPAVIVLVESAGEPRHCLLGRHAGSGPEAFSTLAGFVEVGESLEDAVRREVFEEAGVVVEDVVYQGSQAWPFPAGLMVGFRARAASTATAVDGTEVVEARWFTSAELRDHVAAGHGYRPDSIGKFLIEGWLAEETCGNGSKETGRNASGR, encoded by the coding sequence GTGCACTACTTCGGGCTCGAACTCGACCGGGCGGGCAACCGTCGTGCCGACGCCGCGTGGGTCGAGGACCTGGCCGCCGGTCCCGGCATCCGGGTCGTCCCGCTCTGGCGGGACCGGTGCCTGGTGCGGGACGGCGCACCGGTGTCGCCCGGTTCGGTGACGTCACGGAAACTGCTCGACGCCGCACCGGAGTTGGTGTTCCTGGGGCTCGACGGTGAGGTCGCGGTGTTCGCGGCCGACCTGTCCGGCCTGTCCCGGGACGAAGCGCTGGCCATGGCCGGAGCCGACGCCGTACAGCACGTACGCGCCCTCGTGCCGGGCCTCGACCGGGCGGAGGCGGGTCTCCTCGCCTATGCGCGGGGCCTCACCCACTGGAACCGCAACCAGCGGTTCTGCGGTGCCTGCGGCGGGAGCGCCGACAGCCGCGACGGCGGGCACCTGCGGGTCTGCGCCGACTGCGGCAAGCTGCTCTTCCCCCGGATCGAACCGGCCGTGATCGTCCTGGTGGAAAGCGCCGGGGAGCCCCGGCACTGCCTGCTCGGCCGGCACGCCGGGTCCGGCCCGGAGGCGTTCAGCACCCTGGCCGGGTTCGTCGAGGTCGGCGAGAGCCTGGAGGACGCGGTCCGGCGCGAGGTCTTCGAGGAGGCCGGTGTCGTGGTCGAGGACGTCGTCTACCAGGGCTCCCAGGCATGGCCGTTCCCCGCCGGGCTCATGGTGGGGTTCCGGGCCCGGGCCGCGTCGACCGCCACGGCGGTCGACGGCACGGAGGTGGTGGAAGCGCGCTGGTTCACCTCCGCCGAACTGCGCGACCACGTCGCGGCCGGGCACGGTTACCGGCCGGACTCCATCGGCAAGTTCCTCATCGAGGGCTGGCTCGCGGAGGAAACGTGCGGGAACGGCTCGAAGGAGACGGGGCGGAACGCCTCCGGGCGATGA
- a CDS encoding MDR family MFS transporter, translating into MSGLPGGFWWLWLSTLVNRTGAFVLTFLSLFLTQELGFSGWYAGLVVALHGLGGIAGSPLGGLLSDRWGRRPTMVAGHLAAAVCAAALAVVTSAWAVAAVVLLMGVAMQSVRPAIGATIADQVPEHDRRRAYALNYWALNLGFAIAAIGGGAALFLGYRTLFLVEAVATALCAVIVFVRLPETRPEAPSDADGKRTVEPRMTTLDVLRDGPFRTLVLLSLLVCTVFSTPWVGLPLTMTAEGLEPEAYGVVIAVNGVVIVGFQLLVNRLTEGRSQVALLVLSALLFAVGMGTTALAGSALAFAATVVVWTIGEMVYIPVNAAATARLAPVHARGRYQGVMGMAWSVGGFVAPVTAGWVVEGPGPDALWLGCAAVALVAAAGYALMRGVLDGKGPEDGPVAGKDPVLDGAGEAEAGEADAEGARIGVV; encoded by the coding sequence GTGTCCGGCCTCCCCGGGGGGTTCTGGTGGCTGTGGCTGTCGACGCTGGTGAACCGCACGGGCGCGTTCGTCCTGACGTTCCTGTCCCTCTTCCTCACCCAGGAGCTGGGCTTCTCCGGCTGGTACGCGGGGCTCGTCGTCGCGCTGCACGGGCTCGGCGGCATCGCCGGATCACCGCTGGGCGGCCTGCTCAGCGACCGGTGGGGCCGCCGGCCGACGATGGTGGCCGGGCACCTGGCGGCGGCCGTGTGCGCGGCGGCGCTGGCCGTGGTGACCAGCGCGTGGGCGGTCGCGGCGGTGGTGCTGCTGATGGGCGTGGCGATGCAGTCGGTCCGGCCCGCCATCGGCGCGACCATCGCGGACCAGGTGCCGGAGCACGACCGGCGGCGGGCGTACGCCCTGAACTACTGGGCGCTCAACCTGGGCTTCGCCATCGCCGCGATCGGCGGCGGCGCCGCGCTGTTCCTCGGCTACCGGACGCTGTTCCTGGTGGAGGCCGTCGCGACGGCGCTGTGCGCGGTGATCGTCTTCGTGCGGCTGCCGGAGACGCGGCCCGAGGCGCCGTCGGACGCGGACGGGAAGCGGACCGTCGAGCCCCGGATGACGACGCTGGACGTGCTGCGGGACGGGCCGTTCCGGACGCTGGTGCTGCTGAGCCTGCTCGTGTGCACCGTCTTCAGCACTCCGTGGGTGGGCCTGCCGCTGACCATGACGGCCGAGGGTCTGGAGCCGGAGGCGTACGGCGTGGTCATCGCGGTGAACGGCGTGGTCATCGTCGGTTTCCAGCTCCTCGTCAACCGGCTCACCGAGGGCCGCTCGCAGGTCGCGCTGCTCGTCCTGTCGGCGCTGCTGTTCGCGGTGGGCATGGGCACGACGGCGCTGGCGGGGTCGGCCCTGGCGTTCGCGGCGACCGTGGTCGTGTGGACGATCGGCGAGATGGTCTACATCCCGGTGAACGCCGCCGCCACCGCCCGGCTGGCGCCGGTCCACGCCCGGGGCCGGTACCAGGGCGTGATGGGGATGGCGTGGTCGGTCGGCGGGTTCGTCGCGCCGGTCACGGCGGGCTGGGTCGTCGAGGGGCCGGGGCCGGACGCGCTGTGGCTGGGCTGCGCCGCCGTCGCGCTGGTGGCCGCCGCCGGGTACGCGCTGATGCGGGGCGTCCTCGACGGGAAGGGGCCGGAGGACGGGCCGGTGGCGGGCAAGGACCCGGTGCTCGACGGCGCCGGGGAGGCGGAGGCCGGGGAGGCCGACGCCGAGGGGGCCCGGATCGGCGTGGTGTGA
- a CDS encoding ribosomal protein L7/L12, which translates to MSDGESTEYYTLLCDDPSHEVVLIGCGSREMDVIRAVRTVTGLSLWHSRDLARRAPVTLLGGLSAYRARSAVAVLQSVGARAEWRQEPEPGERTAPSP; encoded by the coding sequence ATGTCCGACGGAGAGTCCACCGAGTACTACACGCTGCTCTGCGACGACCCGTCCCACGAGGTGGTGCTCATCGGCTGCGGGTCCCGCGAGATGGATGTGATCCGAGCAGTGCGCACGGTGACCGGGTTGAGCTTGTGGCACAGCCGGGACCTGGCGCGCCGAGCGCCCGTCACCCTCCTTGGGGGTCTGTCCGCGTACAGGGCCCGGTCCGCTGTCGCCGTGCTCCAGAGCGTCGGCGCCAGAGCGGAGTGGCGGCAGGAGCCGGAGCCCGGAGAGCGCACGGCCCCGTCGCCCTAA